In one Blastocatellia bacterium genomic region, the following are encoded:
- a CDS encoding CHAT domain-containing protein has product MLTRLYYSLRLFSYKKYILFLVVLLVVCIVAIFNQDAKVKAMNHSLVKLPIIVQQASLENIPLEINKPINRQIKEGEIHYYQIDVMEDQYLQVLLEQKGIDVAVDLIDFQGNKIAGADNLYGERGIENLEIITKFAGTYKVTVVANSLAGEYEIQLKQLRKASLKDKTFVSEKLLAEEILAQAHQQGDPLVALEYFEKALPHCKASENKPLEAEALNEMGIIHKRLGNVIKAEEYYKKVLIVAADLDDLIAKATFESGSHNNLGELYYEQGRFQEAFDRFKKAYEIGKSVKIAAATARPLNNLANCYLSFGDIKKAIELYTEALLIHQKSGDQDAKNSEVAVLNNLGAANFYLNNIAEAKSFYQQSIAKNTFDILTKAKSLKNLGCLYANTKDYSKALDCLQQALEIFQNNVKAEEGHNLLLIGQVYKNRPKNNSKDKDADISKAFEYLNKALERLQTTERITWIANTFYELADLKFQTGNFKDAQTDIEHAIRIFTFIRSNIINFEFRLAYNETLQNGYELYITLLMNQHLKEPNAGYDIQAFRASEQARAKAFLDLLIESGVDIKEGVSSKILDKEQNLQNQLSKQQNELITLLKSESARGTETSSTKIQEIKIKQEETLRNLREVLTEIRQQSPKYATLIQPQPLEIDTLQKQVLDSESLLLEYFLGTNESYLWAITQTSIKTYKLPKREEIKKLTTDVYNIISKENPENPKAYWQVAAKLSKVIFPNFEQFQKKRLIVVPHYSLQYIPFGALPIPTANKNHKKNNLHIPLIQNNEIVSLPAANIMVLLRQRVSNQKTLKTLVVADPVFTQDDDRVSLFASNEANKPNRNQTKLNSTLRSNFERLLYSSKEATEISKLVPKNEQKLLLDFKASKDNFLKEDLSLYRFIHFATHGLINSVSPELSGLVLSLVDENKELQNGFLALHEIYKLKLDADLVTLSSCESALGKDLEGDGIIGLTGGFMCAGTSRVLSSLWKVNDRATSQLMEKLYQKIFLENKTPAHALRLAQLELLQDKDLQFPFYWAAFQLQGEWK; this is encoded by the coding sequence ATGCTTACTCGCTTATATTATAGTTTACGATTATTTTCTTATAAGAAATACATTTTATTTTTGGTTGTTCTATTAGTTGTTTGCATAGTTGCAATTTTTAATCAAGATGCCAAAGTTAAGGCTATGAATCATTCTTTAGTTAAATTGCCTATTATTGTTCAACAGGCTTCATTAGAAAATATTCCGCTAGAAATTAATAAACCTATTAATCGACAAATAAAAGAAGGGGAGATTCATTACTATCAAATAGACGTGATGGAAGATCAATATTTGCAAGTCCTCCTTGAACAAAAAGGAATTGATGTAGCAGTTGATTTAATTGATTTTCAAGGCAATAAAATTGCTGGGGCTGATAATCTTTATGGTGAAAGAGGAATAGAAAATCTAGAAATAATTACTAAATTTGCAGGAACTTATAAAGTTACAGTAGTTGCTAATAGTCTAGCAGGAGAATATGAAATTCAGCTAAAGCAACTAAGGAAAGCTTCCTTAAAAGACAAAACTTTTGTGTCTGAAAAACTTTTGGCTGAAGAAATACTAGCTCAAGCACACCAACAAGGAGATCCTTTAGTTGCACTTGAATACTTTGAAAAAGCTCTACCACATTGCAAAGCCTCCGAAAACAAGCCACTTGAAGCAGAAGCATTAAATGAGATGGGAATAATTCATAAGCGTTTAGGAAATGTTATAAAAGCAGAAGAATATTATAAAAAGGTTTTAATTGTAGCAGCTGATTTAGATGACCTTATTGCAAAAGCAACTTTTGAATCTGGTAGCCACAATAATTTAGGGGAACTTTATTATGAGCAAGGGCGGTTTCAAGAAGCTTTTGATAGATTTAAAAAAGCATATGAAATAGGAAAATCTGTAAAAATAGCTGCTGCGACTGCACGGCCACTTAATAATTTAGCTAATTGTTATTTGTCTTTTGGTGATATTAAGAAAGCTATAGAGCTATATACTGAAGCTCTCTTAATTCACCAAAAAAGTGGGGATCAAGACGCAAAAAATTCAGAAGTTGCTGTGCTAAATAACTTAGGTGCAGCAAATTTCTACTTAAATAATATTGCAGAGGCAAAAAGTTTTTATCAACAATCAATTGCTAAGAACACATTTGATATTTTAACAAAAGCTAAGTCACTAAAAAATCTTGGATGTTTATATGCAAATACTAAAGACTACTCAAAAGCTTTAGATTGTTTACAGCAAGCTTTAGAAATATTTCAAAACAATGTTAAGGCCGAAGAAGGACATAATTTGTTGTTAATTGGACAAGTTTACAAAAACCGGCCAAAAAACAACTCCAAAGATAAAGATGCGGATATTTCAAAAGCTTTTGAATACTTGAATAAAGCCTTAGAGCGATTGCAAACTACAGAAAGAATTACTTGGATAGCTAATACTTTTTATGAATTAGCAGATCTTAAATTCCAAACAGGTAATTTTAAAGACGCTCAAACAGACATTGAACATGCTATTCGAATATTTACTTTTATTCGTAGTAATATAATCAATTTTGAATTCCGTTTAGCTTACAACGAAACACTACAAAACGGATATGAGCTTTATATTACTTTATTAATGAATCAGCATTTAAAAGAACCAAATGCTGGTTATGACATTCAAGCTTTTAGAGCTAGTGAACAGGCACGAGCAAAAGCTTTTTTAGATTTATTAATAGAATCTGGTGTTGATATTAAAGAAGGAGTTTCTTCAAAAATACTTGATAAAGAGCAAAATTTACAAAACCAACTTAGTAAACAACAAAATGAATTAATTACATTATTAAAAAGTGAGAGTGCAAGAGGAACTGAAACTTCATCAACAAAGATTCAAGAAATAAAAATAAAACAAGAAGAGACTCTAAGAAATTTAAGAGAGGTTTTGACAGAAATTAGACAACAAAGTCCTAAGTATGCTACTTTAATACAACCTCAACCATTAGAAATAGATACACTTCAAAAACAGGTTCTTGATTCAGAAAGCCTACTTTTAGAGTATTTTTTAGGTACTAATGAAAGTTATCTTTGGGCAATAACTCAAACATCTATAAAAACTTATAAACTTCCTAAGCGTGAAGAAATAAAAAAACTTACTACTGATGTATACAACATTATTTCTAAGGAAAATCCTGAAAATCCTAAAGCTTATTGGCAAGTAGCAGCTAAGTTAAGCAAAGTAATTTTTCCAAACTTTGAACAGTTTCAAAAAAAACGCTTAATAGTTGTACCTCATTATAGTTTGCAATATATTCCTTTTGGAGCTTTACCTATTCCTACTGCTAACAAAAACCATAAGAAAAATAACTTGCACATTCCATTGATTCAAAATAATGAAATCGTTAGCTTACCAGCAGCTAACATTATGGTTTTATTGAGACAGCGAGTTAGCAATCAAAAGACTTTAAAGACCTTAGTTGTTGCTGATCCTGTATTTACTCAGGATGATGATAGAGTTAGTTTATTTGCAAGTAATGAGGCTAATAAGCCTAATAGAAATCAAACAAAACTTAATTCTACCCTTAGATCCAATTTTGAACGTTTGCTATATTCATCCAAAGAAGCTACAGAAATTTCTAAGTTAGTGCCTAAAAATGAACAAAAGTTATTGTTAGATTTTAAAGCAAGTAAAGACAATTTTTTGAAAGAAGACTTAAGCTTATATCGTTTTATACATTTTGCTACTCATGGGCTTATTAACAGTGTATCGCCAGAGCTATCAGGCTTAGTTTTATCTCTAGTAGATGAAAACAAAGAATTGCAAAATGGTTTTCTTGCTTTGCATGAAATCTATAAACTTAAATTAGATGCTGATTTAGTAACATTAAGTTCTTGTGAATCGGCTTTAGGTAAAGATTTAGAAGGGGATGGAATTATTGGTTTAACAGGCGGTTTTATGTGTGCTGGTACATCAAGAGTATTATCTAGTTTATGGAAAGTAAATGATCGAGCAACATCGCAATTAATGGAAAAACTCTACCAAAAAATTTTCCTAGAAAATAAAACACCTGCTCATGCCTTGCGTTTAGCTCAACTTGAGCTACTTCAAGATAAAGATCTTCAATTTCCTTTTTATTGGGCGGCATTTCAGTTACAAGGAGAATGGAAATAA
- a CDS encoding sigma-70 family RNA polymerase sigma factor: MADLFSKILEIDSHPDALKLLLNWLNPDLELAEKTYLELRKKIIYYFQSQGCLDSEDCADVVFLRVGQKLLNGTKIETQQPYEYVRGVARFVLMEYWRDRKEIVEPLDELPLTKHPSINPVSIEQEQTEELKKEQMLKCLASCLEQLPRESYQIFIEYHQDKNSTKIDGRLSLSQRLGIDITTLRNRITRIRSKLEKCISNCLEQQNRNKV; this comes from the coding sequence TTGGCAGATTTGTTTTCAAAAATTTTAGAAATAGACTCACACCCTGATGCACTTAAGTTGCTACTAAATTGGTTAAATCCAGACTTAGAGTTAGCAGAAAAGACTTATTTAGAGCTAAGAAAAAAAATTATTTACTATTTTCAAAGCCAAGGTTGTTTAGATTCTGAGGATTGTGCAGATGTAGTCTTTTTACGTGTTGGACAAAAACTATTAAATGGAACCAAAATCGAAACTCAACAACCTTATGAATATGTTAGAGGGGTTGCACGCTTTGTATTAATGGAATATTGGCGTGATAGGAAAGAAATTGTAGAACCCCTAGATGAACTTCCTTTAACAAAACACCCTAGCATTAACCCAGTAAGCATTGAACAAGAACAAACAGAAGAATTAAAAAAAGAGCAAATGTTAAAATGTCTAGCGTCTTGTTTAGAGCAACTGCCTAGAGAAAGTTACCAGATATTTATCGAATATCATCAAGATAAAAATTCAACAAAAATAGATGGCCGGTTGTCCTTAAGTCAAAGGTTAGGGATAGACATAACTACTTTGCGAAATCGAATTACTCGTATTCGTTCAAAATTAGAAAAATGTATTAGTAATTGTTTAGAGCAACAAAATAGAAATAAAGTTTAA